The Candidatus Sericytochromatia bacterium genomic interval CGGCCTCGCCTGTGGCGATTCCCTCGGGGCCCAGGTCGAATTCCTGGCCCGCGACAGTTTTCCGCCCGTCACCGATCTGCTCGGCGGGGGCCCGCACGCCCTGCGGCCCGGCGACTGGACCGACGACACCAGCCTGGCCGCTTGCCTGGCGGAAAGCCTGGTCGCGTGTCGCGGGCATGATCCGCTGGACCAGCTGACGCGCTATCAGGCCTGGCGGCGACAGGGGCACCTCAGCAGCAAGGGCCACTGCTTCGACATCGGCGGCGCCACCGGCCGGGCGCTCGACGCCTTCGCCCGGACCGGCGCCCCTTACCGCACCAGCGATGGGCAGGATGGCGGCAACGGCTCGCTGATGCGCCTCGCGCCGGTGGCCCTGGCCTGGTGGGACGACGCCCCCACGGCGATCGCCCAAGCCGCCTCGCAGAGCCGCACCACCCACGCCCACCCGGCCGCCGTGGACGCCTGTCGGGTCATGGCCCTGCTGCTGGTCCAGGCCTTGCAAGGCGCCTCCAAGGCGGCGCTGCTGGCTGCTCCTCGTGACGTCTTCGCCGGGCTGGCCACGCCCCTGCACCCGGACGTTCAGCCCACGGTCGAGGCCGCTTACCTCGGCTGGGAGCGGGGCGACGTGCGTTCGGGCGGATACGCGGCGGACAGTCTGGCGGCTGCTTGCTGGTGCTTCGCCCGGACAGAGACGTTCGAAGCTTGCGTGCTGATGGCGGCCAACCTGGGGCAAGACGCCGACACGACGGCGGCGATCGCCGGTGCCCTGGCCGGCGCCCACTACGGTGAACGCGCCATTCCGAAGGACTGGCGCTTTCACCTGTGGGGCCACGACTGGCTGACCTGGCACGCCGAGGCACTCGGCGCGCGCGGGGCCGAGGCGTGGTCGGTGCCGGGCAAACCCTGTCCGCCCCTGCCCAACCCCGCGCGTTCAGGGGCTCAGACCCAGCATCGGGTGGATGGGATGATCCTCGGTGGCGCTGCGTTGGTGGATCGGGTCACGGAAGTCTGGCTCACGGCCGTGATGCAGGCCGATGAGTGGGGGAGTGAGGTGCCCTACATCGACC includes:
- a CDS encoding ADP-ribosylglycohydrolase family protein, coding for MTHPLTLRDRARGSLLGLACGDSLGAQVEFLARDSFPPVTDLLGGGPHALRPGDWTDDTSLAACLAESLVACRGHDPLDQLTRYQAWRRQGHLSSKGHCFDIGGATGRALDAFARTGAPYRTSDGQDGGNGSLMRLAPVALAWWDDAPTAIAQAASQSRTTHAHPAAVDACRVMALLLVQALQGASKAALLAAPRDVFAGLATPLHPDVQPTVEAAYLGWERGDVRSGGYAADSLAAACWCFARTETFEACVLMAANLGQDADTTAAIAGALAGAHYGERAIPKDWRFHLWGHDWLTWHAEALGARGAEAWSVPGKPCPPLPNPARSGAQTQHRVDGMILGGAALVDRVTEVWLTAVMQADEWGSEVPYID